From Dasypus novemcinctus isolate mDasNov1 chromosome 19, mDasNov1.1.hap2, whole genome shotgun sequence, a single genomic window includes:
- the JSRP1 gene encoding junctional sarcoplasmic reticulum protein 1 has protein sequence MPLRPPAATVPPERCRHPRDKARQGTALWGRSWPWGPLSRGSEPRGLVSCPPPWRGRPAAASLAPPLPRRLAGPGHLRPPVPVRLGPPSGGSFLLARPSEAAVGPAPAASLEDSMATQALEELDGGLGACEAGADPSAEPCPGRPREDKARAAATARLTDLSDWPHGPQEPEAEGTAGGVHTKPKKLEKEPQVRRAPSPAKERPRAGASPRSAPARRKAQSAPPPPPPPSEELPWRDLTLNQCLVLASLLALLGSAVQLGRDALAGEAPAPTPAPEPWVPPSAAPKEREPPPAGRGRAREVGADPGPPPALSALQPEPAAWAPAAEPPAPPEEAKERPEAPADGEAAEVEAAETSGEDAAPLGDPGPRERRQGRERRKEARPRKEERPRRARRPRAAGEPRALGSRRWEVRELGRRPGARDSGAPERRRGPGRASPGSRAEGARALGRQPRCAGGAAQ, from the exons ATGCCACTGCGCCCCCCAGCGGCCACGGTGCCCCCTGAGCGCTGCCGGCACCCAAGGGACAAGGCCAGACAGGGAACGGCCCTCTGGGGACGCTCTTGGCCCTGGGGCCCCCTCTCCCGGGGCTCCGAGCCGCGCGGCCTGGTGTCCTGCCCGCCCCCGTGGAGGGGGCGCCCCGCGGCCGCCTCGctggcccctcccctgcctcgcCGATTGGCCGGTCCCGGGCACCTCCGGCCACCTGTCCCTGTCCGTCTGGGGCCACCATCCGGGGGCTCCTTCCTGCTCGCCAGGCCCAGCGAGGCGGCCGTGGG CCCCGCACCCGCTGCTTCTCTGGAAGATTCCATGGCCACCCAAGCCCTGGAGGAGCTGGACGGGGGCCTGGGCGCCTGCGAGGCCGGCGCGGACCCCTCGGCCGAGCCCTGCCCAGGCCGGCCCAGGGAGGACAAAGCTCGAG cagcGGCGACGGCCAGGCTGACTGACCTCAGCGACTGGCCCCAC GGCCCCCAGGAGCCGGAGGCTGAGGGCACCGCGGGGGGCGTGCACACCAAGCCCAAGAAGCTGGAAAAGGAGCCCCAGGTCCGGCGGGCCCCCAGCCCCGCCAAGGAGAGGCCGAGAGCTGGAGCAA GCCCCCGCAGCGCCCCCGCGCGGAGGAAAGCGCAgagcgcgccgccgccgccgccgcccccgagCGAGGAGCTGCCGTGGCGGGACCTGACGCTCAACCAGTGCCTGGTGCTGGCCTCGCTGCTGGCGCTGCTGGGCTCGGCCGTGCAGCTGGGCCGGG acGCCCTGGCTGGAGAGGCGCCCGCCCCCACGCCGGCCCCCGAGCCGTGGGTCCCGCCAAGCGCGGCCCCGAAGGAGCGAGAGCCGCCCCCG GCAGGCAGGGGCCGAGCCCGGGAGGTCGGCGCTGACCCGGGGCCCCCGCCCGCCCTGTCCGCGCTGCAGCCCGAGCCCGCGGCCTGGGCCCCCGCGGCGGAGCCGCCCGCGCCCCCCGAGGAAGCCAAGGAGAGGCCCGAGGCTCCCGCCGACGGAGAGGCCGCAGAGGTGGAGGCCGCGGAGACCAGCGGGGAGGACGCCGCGCCCCTCGGCGACCCCGGGCCCCGGGAGAGGCGGCAGGGCCGCGAGCGCAGGAAGGAGGCGAGGCCGCGGAAGGAGGAGCGGCCCCGGCGGGCCAGGAGGCCGCGGGCCGCCGGCGAGCCCCGAGCGCTGGGCTCCCGGCGATGGGAGGTGCGCGAGCTGGGCCGCCGGCCGGGCGCGCGGGACTCCGGGGCCCCCGAGCGCAggcgggggccgggccgggcctcCCCGGGGAGCCGGGCCGAGGGGGCCCGCGCGCTGGGTCGCCAGCCGCGGTGCGCGGGCGGGGCGGCCCAATAA
- the AMH gene encoding LOW QUALITY PROTEIN: muellerian-inhibiting factor (The sequence of the model RefSeq protein was modified relative to this genomic sequence to represent the inferred CDS: deleted 1 base in 1 codon) gives MRWLPPLALVLVATVAMLAAAEAPGTPASAQEAPGGAVLSGEPSFGGDWERPSRGMGLAGSPREPLCLVTLGTAGRGSAPLQVAGTLSGHEQAFLEAVGGARWGSRDLATFGACSPGDRQAALAPLQRLGAWLREPRGQRLVVLQLEEVTWEPTLALRFQEPPPGEAGPPERALLVLYPGSGPEVTVTGAGLPGVQSLCPSRDTRYLALAVDRPAGAWHGSGLALTLRPRADGPPLSTAQLQALLFGPDPRCFTRRPPALLLLPPPAPAPLPAHGRLDTAPAPPSRPPPETEEPPLGADPFLETLARLVRALRGPPGPGSPPRLALDAGALAGSAQDVVNLSDPAALERLLDGEEPLLLLLPPPAAAAAAGEPAPPPGPADEPWAAGLARRVAAELQGVAAELRGLPDLPPAAAPLLARLLALCPGPGDAPPRPGAALRALLLLKALQGLRAERRGRERAAGRAQRSAGAAEGPCALRELSVDLRAERSVLIPETYQANNCQGACAWPQSDRSPRYGNHAVLLLKMQARGAALARPPCCAPTAYAGKLLISLAGGRISARHVPNMVATECGCR, from the exons ATGCGCTGGCTGCCCCCTCTCGCCCTGGTGCTCGTGGCCACGGTGGCCATGCTGGCGGCCGCAGAGGCCCCCGGCACCCCTGCCTCAGCCCAGGAGGCACCCGGGGGTGCTGTGCTCAGCGGAGAGCCCAGCTTTGGGGGAGACTGGGAGCGGCCGTCCCGCGGCATGGGGCTGGCTGGCAGTCCCCGAGAGCCCCTGTGCCTGGTGACGCTGGGCACGGCCGGCCGGGGCAGCGCCCCTCTGCAGGTGGCAGGGACCCTCAGCGGCCACGAGCAGGCCTTCCTGGAGGCTGTGGGGGGCGCCCGCTGGGGGTCCCGCGACCTGGCCACCTTCGGGGCCTGCAGCCCTGGCGACAGGCAGGCGGCCCTGGCACCGCTGCAGCGGCTGGGAGCCTGGCTGCGGGAGCCCCGGGGGCAGCGCCTGGTGGTCCTGCAGCTGGAGGAAG TGACTTGGGAGCCGACCCTGGCGCTGAGGTTCCAGGAGCCCCCGCCTGGGGAAGCCGGGCCCCCGGAACGGGCACTGCTGGTTTTGTACCCTGGCTCGGGCCCTGAGGTCACTGTCACAGGAGCTGGGCTGCCGGGGGTCCAG AGTCTCTGCCCCTCCCGCGACACCCGCTACCTGGCGCTGGCAGTGGACCGCCCGGCGGGGGCCTGGCACGGCTCCGGGCTCGCCCTGACCCTGCGGCCCCGCGCGGACG GGCCCCCGCTGAGCACGGCCCAGCTGCAGGCGCTGCTGTTCGGCCCCGACCCCCGCTGCTTCACGCGGAGGCCCCCGGCTCTGCTCCTGctgccgccgcccgcgcccgcacCGCTGCCCGCACACGGCCGGCTGGACACGGCGCCCGCCCCGCCGTCCAG GCCGCCCCCGGAGACCGAGGAACCGCCGCTCGGCGCCGACCCCTTCCTGGAGACGCTGGCGCGCCTGGTGCGCGCGCTGCGGGGGCCCCCGGGCCCGGGCTCGCCGCCGCGCCTCGCCCTGGACGCAGGCGCGCTGGCGGGCTCCGCGCAGGACGTCGTCAACCTGTCCGACCCCGCGGCGCTGGAGCGCCTGCTCGACGGCGAGGAGccgctgctgctcctgctgccgccgcccgccgccgccgccgccgccggggaGCCCGCGCCCCCGCCGGGCCCCGCCGACGAGCCCTGGGCCGCGGGCCTGGCGCGCCGCGTGGCCGCCGAGCTGCAGGGGGTGGCCGCCGAGCTGCGGGGCCTCCCGGacctgccgcccgccgccgcgccgCTGCTGGCGCGCCTGCTGGCGCTGTGCCCGGGCCCCGGCGAC GCGCCCCCCCGGCCCGGCGCCGCGCTGCGCGCGCTGCTGCTGCTCAAGGCCCTGCAGGGGCTGCGCGCCGAGCGGCGCGGGCGGGAGCGGGCGGCGGGGCGCGCGCAGCGCAGCGCGGGGGCGGCCGAGGGCCCGTGCGCGCTGCGGGAGCTGAGCGTGGACCTGCGCGCCGAGCGCTCCGTGCTCATCCCCGAGACCTACCAGGCCAACAACTGCCAGGGCGCGTGCGCGTGGCCGCAGTCGGACCGCAGCCCGCGCTACGGCAACCACGCGGTGCTGCTGCTCAAGATGCAGGCGCGCGGCGCCGCCCTGGCGCGGCCCCCCTGCTGCGCGCCCACGGCCTACGCGGGCAAGCTGCTCATCAGCCTGGCGGGGGGCCGCATCAGCGCGCGCCACGTGCCCAACATGGTGGCCACCGAGTGCGGCTGCCGCTGA
- the SF3A2 gene encoding LOW QUALITY PROTEIN: splicing factor 3A subunit 2 (The sequence of the model RefSeq protein was modified relative to this genomic sequence to represent the inferred CDS: inserted 2 bases in 1 codon) — translation MDFQHRPGGKTGSGGVASSSESNRDRRERLRQLALETIDINKDPYFMKNHLGSYECKLCLTLHNNEGSYLAHTQGKKHQTNLARRAAKEAKEAPAQPAPEKVKVEVKKFVKIGRPGYKVTKQRETEMGQQSLLFQIDYPEIAEGIVPRHRFMSAYEQRIEPPDRRWQYLLMAAEPYETIAFKVPSREIDKAEGKFWTHWNRETKQFFLQFHFKMEKPPAPPSLPAGPPGVKRPPPPLMNGLPPRPPLPESLPPPPPGGLPLPPMPPTGPAPAGPPGPPQMPPPAPGVHPPAPGVHPPASAVHPPAPGVHPPAPVVHPPTSGVHPPAXPGVHPPPSAGVHPQAPGAHPPAPAVHAQAPGVHPQPPGVHPQAPGVHPQAPGMHPAAPGVHPQAPGVHPQAPGVHPQPPGVHPANPGVHPSPLPPMLRPPLPSDGPGNLPPPPPAN, via the exons ATGGACTTCCAGCATCGCCCCGGGGGCAAGACCGGGAGTGGAGGGGTGGCCTCCTCCTCGGAGAGCAACCGGGACCGCAGGGAGCGCCTGCGGCAGCTGGCCCTGGAGACCATCGACATCAACAAG GACCCATATTTCATGAAAAACCACCTGGGCTCGTACGAGTGCAAGCTCTGCCTGACGCTTCACAACAACGAG GGCAGCTACCTGGCGCACACCCAAGGGAAGAAGCACCAGACGAACTT GGCCCGGCGAGCCGCCAAGGAGGCCAAGGAGGCCcccgcccagccggcgccggagAAGGTCAAGGTGGAGGTGAAGAAGTTTGTCAAGATTGGCCGCCCCGGCTACAAAG TGACCAAGCAGAGGGAGACGGAGAtgggccagcagagcctgctcttCCAG ATCGACTACCCGGAGATCGCGGAGGGCATCGTGCCCCGGCACCGCTTCATGTCCGCCTACGAGCAGAGGATCGAGCCCCCCGACAGGCGCTGGCAGTACCTGCTGATGGCCGCGGAGCCCTACGAGACCATCGCCTTCAAG GTGCCGAGCAGGGAGATCGACAAGGCCGAAGGCAAGTTTTGGACTCACTGGAACAGGGAGACCAAGCAG TTTTTCCTCCAGTTCCACTTCAAGATGGAGAAGCCGCCTGCCCCCCCAAGCCTGCCCGCCGGGCCCCCCGGGGTGAAGCGGCCCCCGCCCCCGCTGATGAATGGTCTGCCCCCTCGGCCGCCCCTGCCCGagtctctgcccccacccccaccaggagGCCTGCCCCTGCCACCGATGCCTCCCACCGGGCCTGCCCCCGCCGGGCCCCCAGGACCACCCCAGATGCCCCCGCCGGCCCCTGGGGTCCACCCCCCGGCTCCAGGGGTCCACCCCCCAGCGTCTGCAGTCCATCCCCCAGCCCCAGGGGTCCATCCCCCCGCCCCAGTGGTCCACCCGCCCACTTCTGGGGTCCATCCCCCAGC CCCGGGGGTCCACCCTCCCCCTTCTGCTGGAGTGCACCCCCAAGCCCCAGGGGCACATCCTCCAGCCCCTGCAGTGCACGCCCAGGCCCCGGGAGTGCACCCCCAGCCTCCCGGGGTCCACCCTCAGGCCCCGGGCGTCCATCCCCAGGCACCAGGCATGCACCCTGCAGCCCCTGGGGTCCACCCCCAGGCCCCGGGCGTCCACCCTCAGGCCCCGGGTGTCCACCCCCAGCCTCCTGGGGTCCACCCAGCAAACCCTGGGGTGCACCCCTCGCCCTTGCCCCCGATGCTGAGGCCGCCCCTCCCCTCCGATGGCCCCGGGAACCTGCCGCCCCCCCCTCCAGCCAACTGA
- the PLEKHJ1 gene encoding pleckstrin homology domain-containing family J member 1: MRYNEKELQALSRQPADLAAELGMRGPKKGSVVKRRLVKLVVNFLFYFRTDEAEPIGALLLEHCRVTKEEPSGFSISFFEDAERKYHFECCSEEQCQQWMEALRRASYEFMRRSLIFYRNEIQKMTGKDPLEQFGISEEARFQLGSWEA, from the exons ATGCGCTACAACGAGAAGGAGCTGCAGGCGCTGTCCCGGCAGCCGGCCGACTTGGCGGCCGAGCTGGGCATGCGGGGTCCGAAGAAAGGCAGCG TGGTGAAGCGGCGGCTGGTGAAGCTGGTGGTAAATTTCCTCTTCTATTTCCGGACGGACGAGGCCGAG CCCATCGGAGCCTTGTTACTGGAGCACTGCAGAGTCACCAAGGAAGAGCCCAGCGGCTTCTCCATCA GTTTCTTCGAGGACGCGGAGAGGAAGTACCACTTCGAGTGCTGCAGCGAGGAGCAGTGCCAGCAGTGGATGGAGGCCCTGCGGAGGGCCAG CTACGAGTTCATGCGGAGGAGCCTGATCTTCTACAGGAACGAGATCCAGAAAATGACGGGCAAG GACCCCCTGGAGCAGTTCGGCATCTCCGAGGAGGCCAGGTTCCAGCTGGGCAGCTGGGAGGCGTGA